In Nicotiana tabacum cultivar K326 chromosome 11, ASM71507v2, whole genome shotgun sequence, a single window of DNA contains:
- the LOC142166407 gene encoding uncharacterized protein LOC142166407, whose amino-acid sequence MAMRSVTLEVLANHSLLRKTSRADVWLEPLIGDIEKKKMESHSCLTLMNDIVHYTLKANLIGTELMGRISLLERKARESEKTVHEAEEIARGAQLEAANWKEQFENAQGTIEELQENKNLLEQQNRGLTSELATAKASSSQFKRDKELLECSLSEQLSKGSEEFRELKALLAKKEEYAGELVQSLTQAQADLQTSSDEIHALKSSHASLEASLDSHLAEHQILKNDLAMWEKEYGLLEENFNIEVSWAFLKSRRDALMEATQEGFDLQSELAKVVDTIEKSQQSTDTPSPVLEAPGTEELLNEEVATAAIGVAIAAPEGETSDVPNPSVTS is encoded by the exons ATggctatgagaagtgttactctgGAAGTTCTTGCCAATCATAGCCTCTTGAGAAAGACTAGTagagccgatgtttggctcgagcccctaattggagatattgagaagaagaagatggagagccatagctgcttgactctgatgaatgacatagttcattaTACTTTAAAG gctaacctcattggtacagaattaatgggaagaatttcccttctggaaagaaaagcccgtgagtctgaaaagactgtccacgaggccgaagaaatagccaggggagcccagcttgaagcaGCCAATTGGAAAGAACAATTTGAGAATGCtcaagggaccatagaggagttgcaagaaaataaaaacctcctggagcagcaaaaccgtggtttgacttctgaactggcaactgccaaggcttcttcaagccaatttaaaagagacaaagagcttttggaatgctctttgtcagaacaattatccaaGGGTAGTGAAGAATTTAGGGAGCTTAAGGCACTTTTGGCTAAGAAAGAAGAgtatgcaggagagttagtgcaaagcttgactcaagctcaggctgacttacagacctcctctgacgagattcatgccttgaagagttctcatgcctctcttgaagcttctcttgattcccatttagctgagcaccaaatcttaaaaaatgatcttgctatgtgggaaaaggaatatggacttctggaggagaacttcaatatagaggtgagttgggctttcctgaaatctcgtcgtgatgctttgatggaagctactcaggaaggttttgacttgcagtctgaactggccaaagttgtagataccatcgagaaaagtcaacaatctactgatactccttctcctgtaCTTGAAGCTCCTGgaacggaagaacttttaaatgaagaagtggctaCTGCAGCAATTGGGGTTGCAATTGCTgctcccgagggtgaaacttctgatgttccaaacccttcagtgactagctga